The genomic window ttacgtcataatgtgacgtcttcaaatagtttctatcacacacgtcgaacacttttgaccgagactgacgtaatccatagactcggaaatgttaaagtttctatcacacacacacacacgcacgcacagacagacaaagtttatcatcgcataggctacacttacgtgagccaacaagtcgcgtgaagcgatataaatacatttagtcaagctgtcggcattaaagtaacagaaaacacaataaacagtcatcgccgagactatatttaagatagtctcgactaaccacacccaaaAACAGACGGGTCACGCTCCTCTCCGGGTAGTGTGCAAACGCAGTACAAGttttacttaacctattttctgtcattctgatCACATTTTTAGAGGAAACATTACATATGTttcatatttttgaattcagaagaaattgaggaatacgatgcaatcatttttaaatcttaAATTttaaaattcgattttaatgacaactttaatgaccaaactaatTAATtcgtttttaagcctccaagctgaaatgcaataccatagtctgggctttgtcgaagattacttcaccaaaatttcaaccaatttggttcaaaaatgagggcgtgacagtgctgcctcaactttcacaaaaagccggatatgacgtcatcaaggacattaatcgaaaaaaatggagaaaaaagtctgaggatattatacccacgaactctcatgttaaatttcatgaagattggtccagtagttttctctgaatcgctctacacacacacacacacacacatcatacacacaagtgacatacaccaccaccctcgtctcgattccccccgtcttgactaaatgtaaaaaagaatgATGTAATAATGGAACGTTCACGCCCCGATTTTTCACCTTTTAGTAGTTACTTGCATTCTCAGTGTTTTGGTTGATTGTCCGTCCTTCTGTCCGTCCGCCCGTCCGCCTCAGCATTATAACTTCAGAAATATTCCACCTTTTCTACTAAAGTGCGGTATGGTGATACGTCATCACACGATGAAATTTCTTGCAAGAAGCGGGAAGCTCACATAACAATGCTTTCGATTGGTGTCCATCGTCCGCGATGTCTTACCATCTCCGCAGTCTGCGGATGAATGCTTTTACAGAGATGTTCTTGTGTGTAAGATTATTGTCATGATGAACTCCTCCCACCAccggcctgtgtgtgtgtgttgtgtgtgtgtgtgttgtgtatgtgtgggtgttgcTGTGTATgtttatgggtgtgtgtttgttggtgtgtgtgtgtgtgtgtgtgtgtgtgtatgtatgtgtgtgtgtgtgtgtgtacgtcagtgtgtctgtgggtgGGTCGATATTCGAGTGTCATGTACATGCGCGCAAGCGCGTGCATCTGAGTCTGCTACCATATGCATGCCAAACTAGAAGTTACTGCATCAGCTGTCAAATATATATGGCAGTGGCTAAAacaaaaaagtcagtcagtgtTTAGTTGTCTAGTCTACAAAACAAACTATCCTTCGTCGCCTGCACTAATTTTTTTGTATTTCATGTATGTATTACACGTGTCACCAAATGCCTGCCGCTCTTTGTTATTTCACTCTGGTTAGCTTGTGTAGATATGAATGTCTGTCAGCCAGACGAATTATTTTGGTTTTCGGGTACTGTCAGGTGTAACAGATGTGAACTGGAGCTGGAAAACGGGCAGCAAGCAAATGATGGGATGGTGTTTGGGGGTTGGAATGGGGTTGTATTTTttcaggggaggggggggggggggcgtttacgAGGTTGTCGGTGGGCCTAGGGAGCGGGCGGGGAATGTGTGGTcgaaagtacatgtacatgtcaacaGCGAGAAAGCAAAACCTGCTTTCAATAGGTCTTGTCTGCCACCACACATGTGTTTTTGCaacagtctccctctctctctctctctcttacaaaaATAACTACTTCACACACAAACCACTGATGCCCGTACTGacaacggcacacacacacacacacactcacacatcccCCGACACCCAAACGTATGCAGACAAAATGCTCAAACAGTAAACAGTCGTTCAAGCGTCGTATATTTACCGCTGAATGAGTTCAAACACAAGGCAGCCGATTAACGAATATAACTTTATTTCATCAAGATTAATACATTCAACACCGCATACCTTGTGAAATATTATAAACTGAACAAGAATTAGAAACAAATTACAACACTATAATGTTTACTATTCAATATATCCAGACATAACGTACAGCGTGtgtcattctgtgtgtgtgtgtgtgtgtgtgtgtatgtgtgtccgccTCATTCCGTGTGTGTTTACGGTTGGAgcgggagggggagagggagcgagagatgGTGAAAAAAGACGTTCAGATTCCTACACTGTGGCGTTTTCCTTAGCTTTTGTAGACACCTTTTCGCCAACAGCACCGCAGTCCGAGGAACTGTAGCCTGAAGGTGGAGTGAGGAAGTCCTCCACCTCCGTATCAGAACTTTGCCCATCATGATTCTCATGCAGCCGAGCTTTCACATGGGTCACTGCGCCTTTCCTCTTGACATTTCTACACGCGTCGTCTTCAAATTGTTGAGGATGCTGGTCTTTGGCACATTTTCCATCACTTTCTCTGTGGCGATTTTTGTCTGCTGTCTGTGCACGCGTTACTCGAAGTGGCTGTTCTTCGGCGGGCTTGTCTTCGTCACCTTCGAATactttggcacattttgcatcATTTTCTGCGTGGATATTTGTGTCTGCCGTCAGAGCACGAGTTACTTGAGGTGGCTGTTCTTTAACGGGCTTGTCTTCGTCACCTTCGAAAGCATTTCCAACGTCTTGCTTGTGGCTCTGTGGCGATTGTTTTGCAGTACTTTGCTTCCCGTCTTGGGCCTCAATCGATGGGTCCTGATTAATATGCAGTGGCCGTTTAAGGTCTTCCAGAGTGCTTGCGTTTGTACCAAACTCTTGACGACAGTGTTGTAGCGTTTGTTCCGTGACCGGCTGCTTGTTAAGTGTGTCCGCTTTATCAACATCTACATCACAGCTCTGTGACTGGTGCTCTGAGATAGAGTGAAAGTCACAGTGTTGAGCCTGATGACGACCACTGGTAACATCGACCTCCGTTTTTACATTGGTGTTACACTCTAAAGCCGGAGCCTTCCCTGTGACCTGGTCTGGTTCAGCTGATTTCCTTTCCCAACATACCCTGGGCATGGGATCTTCAGCGTCCGTATTCGCGCGATGATATGCAGGTATAACACCTAAGGTTGTTTGCTCATACTCCAGCGATGGCAAGACTGGTTTTCTATCAGCTCCTGGGACACGGCAAGAGACGCTGTCTTTCACTGCCAGTAGTGGCTTTTCGGCTTCTGACGGATGTATAGGCGGCTTTGTGGCTTTGGTTTCTGGTGTTGGTTGCGTTTTTGTGTCATTATTGTCATTCGGTGTACTGTGACAGGTGGTGCGACTCAGGACCTCTTCCAGCGTTTCGAAGGGTTTGAGAGGGGTCTGGCTTTGAAAGCGTGACATCCATGCTTGCAGGTGGACCTTTACACTGGCCAACACAGCCGTGTCGCTTTGCGATTTCAACAGCTTAGTGTCGCGAACAAGCGGTGGGGATTCTGAAACCGCCTTCTCTTTTGTGGATATGTCACAGCCCGTGTTAAATGGTTGTGATGGAGAAAAAGTTGACGTTACCCTATCGCGCTGAATCGGTGCCGATTTGTGCTTTGTTGGGTCGATTCGTTTTGACGACACCCGCCTTGACGTTGTCAACTCGTTCTGCTTGGAAGTGGAAGTATCTGGTGTTGCTCCGTCTTGCTGGTGCGATAAAAGGCTCGTCGTTGTTTCAAGTTCTGTGCACGAGGGTGAACTTGACATCACATTGCGTAGCGGAGAGACCTTTTTTGAAATACCCTTTCCTGTCGCAGACAAGTTTGAGCCGACCATTTCTTCCATGGACAACTCCAGTTTTGGTGTTTTGACCTTTGGGGATACCTCTACGCCTTGCTGAGACGACAACAGCTCTGCTGTCACCCCATGCTGCAATGATAAGAACTTTGCCCAAGCCATGGCTGGCTGCTGGTGCGAGGTTGGACTTGATGCTGGCGTGTGCGGTTGTGAAGACCGTGGTGTTTCCCACTGAACCGCTTTATCTACCATCTCCTTTCTGTCCATCCAGTACATGGGTACATGCACATGTACAAGGCTCAAGTCCGTTTGAATCGACACTGACGCTGATTTCGGCTCTAACTCATGCACTGATTTCGGCTCTGCCTCACAGTCTCTTGATCTTTCTATCGAtactttattttctttataaCTCTCTAGCTTGTTTTCTGCTACAGAAGCCGACTTCAAGTCCGGCTCATCTACAGCGTTGTTCTTTACTAGCTCGGCTTGCATGAGACTTTTGGATTTGTGTTGTGGTGCTTGCCATGGGAACCTATCATGGTGAACGGCGCTACCGTCCTCGCCTTTCCCTTCCAGAGTCCCCACCTTTGTCTGCAAGGCCTGTCGAGAAACAGCGTCGTCACCTTTGCGAAGAATACCGCCCTCCTCCTTGTCTGGTGTGGGTTTCTGCAACCACGCAGTCCTGTTTTGTGCCATGACGACTCTATGCACGAGGTCCTGAAGAACATCTCGAACGCTGCCGTCAGTGTCTTCTTCGACATCAGGAGAGTCTGGCAAGAGAACATCATCAACGTAGCCTTGGCGTCCTTCGATGTGTTCTTCGTCTTCGGCTTGGATGCCGGGAGAGTCTTCCGAGGTCATTGCATCCACTTTATACATGTGGCTATGCTGTGCTGAACTGGATTGAGGTTTGCTTCGTAGGCCGTTTGCAGTTGGAGAACGACCGTGGCTGTGTGACTCTTTATCAAAGGGTTGCTCGTGTGGCATGTCGGCATTGATGCGGTCCAGTCGTCCAGCGGTATCTGACATCCTCGAGGCCCTGTCTTGGTGGTCCTGGTGAAAGAATTGAACTGAATTTTAAGATATTTTGCTCCTTGTACCACAACTACAAACTCCCAATTGATCAAAATGAAACAATTCTGCTCAAATAAGCAACACTCGTACGTACcacacacacgctacagagaACTTTATTGTATGAGTTCTCACCGTCTCAGGTGGACAAATAGTACGCAGGGTCGCAGAGCTTGGCCGAGGCAAGGTCCTATCACCGTTTCCGCTATCCATGTCCTGTGACCAAGTGCTTCTTACTTCTGCGTCCGTTTGGGATTCCAGTTGTTCCAGCTAATTCACAAACGCAAAAAAGGGCACTCTTACATCGGGATTAAGAGCTAATTTTCGACGACTGTAACAGCTATACTATTATAAACAGTAAAATCCTAACGACAATACCGAAAGCCAATAGCGTTTGCTTTTCATGTCCGTTTATTTTAACTCGTTCATGCTACCATCATCTTTTTTCCTAGACATGCtgcttgttacatttagtcaagttttgactaaatgttttaacgttgaccgGGAATAGAGATGAGGGtctggtgtatgtatgtatgtgtgtgtgtattttgtttgtttgtttgcttaacgcccagtccaccacgaagggtgatatcagggcggtgctgctttgacatttaacgtgcgccacacacaagacagaagtcgcagcgcaggcttcatgtctcacccagtcacattattctgacaccagaccaaccagtcctagcactaaccccataatgccagacgccaggcggagcagcaactagattgccaatcttaggtatgacccggccggggttcgaacacacgacctcccgctcactgggcggacgccttacgtgtgtgtgtatgtgtacagcgattcagagaaaagtaCTGGACTGaccttcatgaaatttcacatgacagtttctgggtataatatccccacccgtttttacatttagtcaagttttgactaaatgttttaacgtagaggggggaatcgagacgagggtcgtggtgtatgtgtgtgtgtccgtgtgtgtgtgtagagcgattcagagaaaactactggaccgatcttgatgaaacttgacatgagagatggtatctccagacgtttttttcattttttttttataaatgtctttgatgacgtcatatccggctttttgtgaaagttgaggcagcactgtcacgctcgatttttttttttaaccaaattggttgaaattttggtcaagtaatcttcgacgaagcccggactttggtattgcattcagCTTgcaggcttaaaatttaattaatgagtttgctcattaaagttgtcattaaaatcgatttttcgcaaacagatttaaaattgattgcatcgaaTTCTTCATCACATGctaaatctaaaaatatatacatatgttatgtttactcttaaaatgtgatcacaattaaccaAAATAGATTagttagtcttacgattaaaattaagaaatcgatccaaaaatgatttcatcttattctttatcatttcctgattccaaaaacatatagatatgataggttgtattcaaatcaagctcagaaagttaacaagaatacagaaaagcgcgctttcctgcttagcacaatacgctaccgcgctattctggcgtgtcaatttcactgcgttttgcacgtgggaggtgagcgatttccttctcgtggggattgacgaagctgtactgtcttggtgaaaaaatacagtgcgttcattatcattccgtgagttcgacagcttgactaaatgtagtaatttcgccttacgcgacttgtttttcattttttcgataaatacctttgatgacttcatatccggacttttgtgaaagttgaggcggcactgtcacgctctcacttttcaaccaaattcgtcgacattttagtcaagtaatttTCTACAAaacccggactttggtattacatTTCGGCTTGGAGACTTAaagattaattaatgagtttgctcattaaagttgtcattaaaatcgattttttgttaacagatttaaaattgattgcatcgtatttatTCATCAAATTatcaatctaaaaatatatacacatGTCATGTTTACCGGTACTCTTAAAATgagatcacaattaacgaaaataggttaattagtaatacgattaaaatttaagaaatcaatctgatttcatcttatttattatcatttcctgattccaaaaacataaaggtacgatatgttgtattcaaaacaagctcagaaagttaacaagaatacagaaaagcgcgctttcctgcttagcgcaatacgctaccggGCTATTCTGGCTAGTGAATTTCACTGCGTCTTGGGCGTGAAAAATTAGccatttccttctcgcggggagtGATGaaactgtattgtcttggtgtaaaaatgcagtgcgttcaccggtttcattccgtgagttcgacagcttgactaaatgtagtagtttcgcctttcgcgacttgtttggtaTACAGTGAATCAAAACATGAATGActtgaacattttaaaataaatGCAGTGTGGATGAATGAGTTTTCTTTTATTAGCCGTTCAGTGACCTGCCATACTGCACTGAAGCAGTGGCCGAAGTGAAATACAGTCGAATCTGCcattgcgaccacctctcaaaaGCAACCACCTGCCAACAACGACCACTCCAAAGAATCCCAGACGAGCTTTTTTCCCGGAagaattcacctttccatagagATCACCTGTCGTAGACGATCACTTTTTTCGATCCTTTGGGTGGTCgctatagacaggttcgactatATAAACTAATATACTGCAGACATATCTCACCTCTTGAAGAACCTCTTCTACCTGACTCTGTTTCTTCGGCCTAGAACACAAAGCAAGATTGATGAAAATCAGAGGTTAGAAAATGAAATCAGGGTGGAAATTAAAGAGATAAATGAATGATGCAGCGACAAATTGCATACCGGCAACGACTGTAAACATAATATACCGCCGTCGCGCGCGCgtcatgtttgtgtttgtgtgtgtgtgtgtgtgtgttgcagcagACTTTAGTATAACGTGTTTTCTCAAGTGAACTGAATGATCAAACTCGGAATTCCCTCATTTCCGAAAAGCCCTGAGTTCTGCTGGTTAGCAGACTACTTCCGAGTCAGCTGTTGCGCTGCTTCATGGCCTGTATAGTTATTCGTAACATGACTCAAACCTTTAAGCTGCTGTTTAATTGTATtttctgttattgttgttgttgttgttgttgttgttgctgttaattGTGCGGTGCATTGTCAGCGGTGTAAGAAGTGGGTTGCTTACCAGAGTTGCGGTGTCGGTGGTTTGGGTGATTGTTGTCTGGCTAGACTGCTGTTCAGTGTGCAAAGCCCGATGCACGGGATCGTGGAAACCGCCGGCAGCTctgagacagagaaacaaaacgACGGGTACTAACGCTGGTAGTATCCAATTAAACGTTCTGTCCATCAATCCATTCATCCTTTAAAGCGCTCTGGCCTTGACTTTATTTCAAGAATGATCACATACcattgtgctctctctctctctctctctctggcgagggctggatgagaAAAGATCTTTAGtttatctactccattaccctcgaaaaataaagttggttcgttggttggttcgttggttcgttctctctctctctctctctctctctctctctctctctctctctctctctctctctctctctctctctctcacacgctcgctctctctctctcactctctctctctctctctctctctctctctctctctctctctctctctctctctctctctctctctctctctctctctctcttctctctctctaccccgaGTTGTGTTTTCAATGAAAAGATGGATTGATTATATCTACCTCTATCCTGCTTCTTGAAATGGAAGTTCCTGCTGGGACTTTGTGAACGGTTGCGCTCGGGTGCAATGTCCTGGTGTATCCAGTCACTCCTCGAATTCCCGCAGTTTCTGCCCAACAGGACAAGACTATAATCGGAAGTACACAGTTTGATAGGCCTAACAAATTATGTTGCAGTCGTTATACTGAAATCATCTGGAGACTGAATGAAATTGTGTGTTAAGGCCTATATGTTTATCTTGTAAATTGCTGATCAAGATGTGTTCAACACTCGAAATGTAGATCCAAAGACCCAAAACTCATAAAAGAAGTCACCGATTTTGTAAACACCGCCTCTAGAAGCTTTATTTGATCATTGTGTGCGTACGCACTCATATTCATAACATACATGTGCACATAACAattacagagagacagaaggacGAGCAGAAGAAGAGgtatacagacagataaacagactaCCCAACCAGTGTGTTCAAGTATATTCAAGGTTAGACTTACTCAGCTTGGTGAGAGAGAACAGGCCGTGCTGCGTTGAAAGGCTGAAGTAGGGACAACCCTCTCATTTCGCACAACGGTAAAGACTTCTTCTCTCCTTCGTTCGTCTTCACCCTCTGGGAACCCACACACTTCGCCTCCGAGTCCGAACAACTCCTAGGCTTGTGTGAACAGGGAGAGGAGAtcttcctgtccagaactttgGACGCTGAGAAGCTTTGTACAGAGGCAGCCTTGTTACTGTAGAGGTCTCTCGTCCACAGACTCGGAGATGGGGTTTGAGGGACGTGAAAGTGAAAGCTTGACACTGAAGTTGTTGATGCCCCGTGTTGCACGTCTTCGCTGTCCAGAAAACTTTCCCACTTAGAAGTGCTTGGTCTTTGGAAGCCAGCAGAAAATCTTGACAGGGTCATTGGTGGTTCATCTTCCTCAGCCGTGTCTCTGCAGTTAGAAGACGCTGGGCTTGGTTGAAAATCCTCTGGCAACCACAAGTGTTTGAGGCCTGGATGCACTTCTCCGTGTGCCTTGAAATTCGACAGGTTGTGCTTGTGCATTGAAGGGGAGGGTCGGACAGCAACGAGAGAGTATGAAACAGACGGTCTTgttctggctggctggctgcttTCTGAGGCTGTCTGAAAATCTTCGGCGACTAGCATGTGTTTTACTCCTCGTGACTCGCTGCTGCCGTAAAGGTGAGTGAGAGATGGAGCTGTTAATGGCGTATGTCTCTTCCGCAATGAACGTTCTGTAAAAGCATCAAAGTCAGATTCACGTATGTGTGACGAAGCATCCTTTTGCTGGTAGCTGCCAGATACAGCTAGAGAAAGTCCGGAGGAGGCACGTCTTTTTCGAGACCAAGTGCATGGCTCCTTCGGATATTCTTCTCCTGTCCACAAACTCATCTGAGAGGTCTGTGATCCCGAAAAGTTCTCCACGCTTCGTATGCTCAGTGGCTTTTGGGGTGATGGGGATACCAGTTTCCTAGTGCTGAGTCTGTTCGAttgttcctcctcctcctcatctcGTATCCAAATATTCTTTGGGCGTCGTTGAGCCACGGGCAGGCTTTCTGAGCGTTGCGGCTGAGCACGTGCAAACAGTGTATCAAACTCAGAATGTGCACCCCTGCTTCTTTGTTGCAGGCTGGGCGTGTGTGCGGGACGTGTGAACGATGTGACACATTCAGAATGTGAATGAGCAGCGTGTTGCTGTAGTCCACGTTGCTTTTCCAGTGATTCGTGATGAGTTTTGTGCTTTCCTTTGCTAACCGTGGCGTCCCTGAGCTGAGAATGCCGAAATTCACCCGGTGACTGAGGCTTCCGGAGTCTGCTTTCGGTTTCCTGGATGCAAGGAGAACCTCTCCAATCTTGCAACCATAAGTCCCGCTTTGCCTCCAAACCTGAATGTTGGTTTGCTGCAGTAGGTGTGTTCAGCGGCCGTCCTTGGGATGAGAATACTGACCACTGTGGATGTTCCTGTTCATCTCGTCGCGTGTCCATTCCCTTTAGTGAGATAGTAGAGGGCGATGGTTGAGATGACTGCACAATAGAAAGGCATCTATAGTCATGATTCCAGTGCCGTCTGTCTGGTTTGTTAGCTGGCAGGCCGTATCTTTCCCACAGTATGGCAGAATGTATTCTGAAGATGCGTATGCTACGCGGTTAGCGTTTAGCTTGCCCACTTTAAAGAGAAAATGGAAGCACCAGCTCCTGGATGAGAAAGCTAGCTCCTCAAGCCAAAGATGAGAAAGCCATTGctttcagtgtcagtgtgtgtcctcaacaaagaaagaagaaataaaaacaagaagggcaaagcccatacgactcacatgcttgaccttgacctttacatgaccttaactaaacctagcaatgacatcatacactaagaactgctttacacattttctaCCAAAatacccaaggtcaaggtcatccaaggtcatacaacacaaagctgttaattcaagacataggaagtacaatggtgcttattggctctttctaccatgagatatggtcacttttagtggttcactaccttattttggtcacatttcataagggtcaaagtgaccttgaccttgatcatatgtgaccaaatgtgtctcataatgaaagcataacatgtgcc from Littorina saxatilis isolate snail1 linkage group LG4, US_GU_Lsax_2.0, whole genome shotgun sequence includes these protein-coding regions:
- the LOC138963989 gene encoding uncharacterized protein yields the protein MDTRRDEQEHPQWSVFSSQGRPLNTPTAANQHSGLEAKRDLWLQDWRGSPCIQETESRLRKPQSPGEFRHSQLRDATVSKGKHKTHHESLEKQRGLQQHAAHSHSECVTSFTRPAHTPSLQQRSRGAHSEFDTLFARAQPQRSESLPVAQRRPKNIWIRDEEEEEQSNRLSTRKLVSPSPQKPLSIRSVENFSGSQTSQMSLWTGEEYPKEPCTWSRKRRASSGLSLAVSGSYQQKDASSHIRESDFDAFTERSLRKRHTPLTAPSLTHLYGSSESRGVKHMLVAEDFQTASESSQPARTRPSVSYSLVAVRPSPSMHKHNLSNFKAHGEVHPGLKHLWLPEDFQPSPASSNCRDTAEEDEPPMTLSRFSAGFQRPSTSKWESFLDSEDVQHGASTTSVSSFHFHVPQTPSPSLWTRDLYSNKAASVQSFSASKVLDRKISSPCSHKPRSCSDSEAKCVGSQRVKTNEGEKKSLPLCEMRGLSLLQPFNAARPVLSHQAENCGNSRSDWIHQDIAPERNRSQSPSRNFHFKKQDRELPAVSTIPCIGLCTLNSSLARQQSPKPPTPQLWPKKQSQVEEVLQELEQLESQTDAEVRSTWSQDMDSGNGDRTLPRPSSATLRTICPPETDHQDRASRMSDTAGRLDRINADMPHEQPFDKESHSHGRSPTANGLRSKPQSSSAQHSHMYKVDAMTSEDSPGIQAEDEEHIEGRQGYVDDVLLPDSPDVEEDTDGSVRDVLQDLVHRVVMAQNRTAWLQKPTPDKEEGGILRKGDDAVSRQALQTKVGTLEGKGEDGSAVHHDRFPWQAPQHKSKSLMQAELVKNNAVDEPDLKSASVAENKLESYKENKVSIERSRDCEAEPKSVHELEPKSASVSIQTDLSLVHVHVPMYWMDRKEMVDKAVQWETPRSSQPHTPASSPTSHQQPAMAWAKFLSLQHGVTAELLSSQQGVEVSPKVKTPKLELSMEEMVGSNLSATGKGISKKVSPLRNVMSSSPSCTELETTTSLLSHQQDGATPDTSTSKQNELTTSRRVSSKRIDPTKHKSAPIQRDRVTSTFSPSQPFNTGCDISTKEKAVSESPPLVRDTKLLKSQSDTAVLASVKVHLQAWMSRFQSQTPLKPFETLEEVLSRTTCHSTPNDNNDTKTQPTPETKATKPPIHPSEAEKPLLAVKDSVSCRVPGADRKPVLPSLEYEQTTLGVIPAYHRANTDAEDPMPRVCWERKSAEPDQVTGKAPALECNTNVKTEVDVTSGRHQAQHCDFHSISEHQSQSCDVDVDKADTLNKQPVTEQTLQHCRQEFGTNASTLEDLKRPLHINQDPSIEAQDGKQSTAKQSPQSHKQDVGNAFEGDEDKPVKEQPPQVTRALTADTNIHAENDAKCAKVFEGDEDKPAEEQPLRVTRAQTADKNRHRESDGKCAKDQHPQQFEDDACRNVKRKGAVTHVKARLHENHDGQSSDTEVEDFLTPPSGYSSSDCGAVGEKVSTKAKENATV